A region of the Larimichthys crocea isolate SSNF chromosome XVIII, L_crocea_2.0, whole genome shotgun sequence genome:
CAGAAAGTAAACTGGGAGTGATTTTGGACGCCGCCCTGATGCATTCAGCGTACAGTGCTCTATTACctttacagtggtccctcgttaatcgcgggggatacgttctaaaaataacccacaataaacaaaatgttttattattctacatgttttaaggccgtaaaacccctaaccacacacttttatacacttttctcagacaggcattaacattctctcacatttctctcttatttaaactctcaaagttcaaactttggcagatttaacaaaaataagtacaatactgtattagtaaatgaaagaaaagatcaaaacctgttttcaaggccaaacattttcaacaaattaaattttaatgatcaatctacgaggtttgacacataagaaattattaccagtaacttGCGTGTTTCACAGctcctctgacggtgccgaatacaatgcgtgttcatactgtacagtacgctgtaaaaaaaacatgcaaaattacacacaaaaaatccaCGAgaagtgaaccgcgttatagcgagggacgactgtatttaTCATGGGCAGAGCCTGAATCCTGTTTAAGATGCGTCTCAGCTGTTCgcattcacacctggaagctgtTCACAGAGTTACTGAGCAGCCAACACTAGAACAAGCTTCAGTCATCATATGGATGCACACCCGCACTACACCATGCGTTTACTGTCTTATAATATCTAATGCTTCCCTCTTTGACTGTCttttctacctgtctgtgtcttcacTGTGTACACCGAGGCACTGAAGGAAACACAATTTCTCTCCCCTGTTCAGTTCAGTACTGCACATGAAGATGACTTCTTTCTATTTCCCTTCTAACTGATCTGATATCCAATTGGTTTAAACTCCCGAGTGACCCCCCTCATCGAGTCATACTCCTTCACATCAGGAAAGTAAAGAAATAACAGAGCCTGTAAATGACTCGCTTTCCCATCATCCATCGCTGCCCTTTCAAAgtgtttcctctccctcccttccctcctcgTCTGGGCCGTAGGACAGCGTGGAGTATCCTCTCATACAGTCCGGACCGTACGGCCGCTGGTTCCACTCGGAGTTCTGCGACTTTGTGTCGGTGCTGGTGGCTCAGTGTCAGCACAGCGTCATCTTTGACAGTTACCTGATGAACACCGTCATCTCGCTGCTTACCGAGCTGTCCAACTCTTACGTACGGGCCTTCAGACACACCTGCACGCTCGCAGGTAAGtaacagagaacacacacacatacataatgaTACATAAACACACGTTCGTTTGAACTGATCTGTGCTGTTTGATCTGATAAGCCGTGAAGCTGCTGAGCTCTCTGGTGAGCGTCGCCGTGAGCCTGAGCGTCAGCGTCGAAAACAGCCAGAAGCTGTACGAGGTGCAGAAGACGAAGATGATGAGGCAGAAGAGCTCGCTGCAGCTGGAGAGAATACAGAAGAACATCAGAGAGGTGAGACCGCCGTCATTTCAGGATGTGTATGGAGGAAGTCGGTGTCATGTCTTGAATCGTTGGGTGCCTCATCCTCcagctgcaggagaagaaggCGGAGATAGAGAGCATGATGGACATCGTCTTCAAAGGAGTCTTCCTGAAGAGATATCGGTAAGCGTTTCTCCGACATACATTTCAGCGTGTCAGAGCTTTATCTGAGTTAGTTTTTCATATTTCGTGCGCGCCTGTGCAGCGACGTGCTCCCGGAGATCCGCTCCATCTGCATGGAGGAGTTGGGTTTGTGGATGAAGCTCTACAGTTCTGCGTTCCTCAACGATAGCTACCTCAAATACGTGGGCTGGATGATGCACGACAAGgtgaacagcagcacacacatgatgcgacacaaaaacaacaagcttgGCACTTTACACACTGTCGGACCGTCTCTCTTTCAGATACCGGACGTGCGTCTCAAGTGCGTGTTAGGTCTGCAGGGTTTGTATGGAGAGCCTCTGCTCCTCCCTAAACTGGACCTGTTCACCAGCCGCTTCAAGGTACTCGCTCTTCTGCAAGGGGGCAGAGAAACAGATTAagatgtgtgtgacagacagttTCTGGTCACATGGCGAATGGAAGTCTAATATTTACTCTCGGCTGACTCTGTTTCCATAACTCCTGATACAAATATCTTTACCTATTTATCTCGGTGAACAGAGGTGAGCATTTAGAAGCTGAAGAGccagatgtttccctcaggagttagTAGAAACTAAAAATGGAGCTAAAtattggacacaaacatgactctaAATGAATCATAAAGTTCTGTAACTGCTGGAAATGAAGCGACGACACATTTTCAGGCCATAAAACCTAAATAAACAGACTGAGAAGAGTTTTATGGCGTTATGAAATATGATTTAGTCGTAGTGtgacagacgtgtgtgtgcactgtttGTGTTCCAGGACCGGATCATCTCCATGACCCTGGATAAGGACAATGAAGTGGCAGTGCAGACCATGAAACTGCTGCTTCTCATCTCCAGGTGAGTCACCGGCCACCAGTCTGTCGTTCCAGTCATCCTTAATGTTTTCCTGCcatgcttcttcttcatcttcttcttcctctgactcCTTTAGAACGTCCGATGATGTGCTCAGTCCTGAGGACTACAAGCAGCTCCTCCAGTTTGTTTACTCCTCACAGCGCCCTCTGGCGGTAACCGCGGGGGAGCTGCTCTACTCCAGGTACGTCGCTTGAAAAGCTGACAGACACTAACgaacagaaacagctgattAACGTTTACCTGTTGTCGATCCGTCAGGCTTCTCGACGCTGTAGCTCCGGCCTCTGATACTCAGGATGGAGTAAATGAGGACGAGGCTCGTGAACAACAAATATCTTCCAGACTGAAGGCTCTGCTGCGCTTCTACCAGGAGTCTGAGGTGAGAACACGCTGGATGCTGCACGTCGTCTTCCACAACACGGGCGGACTAACACGcgttgtgtctgtttttatgctttcaGCTGCACAAGCATGTGGTTTATCTCgtggacagtctgtgggactGCGGCGGAGCTCTGCTCAAAGACTGGCCCGCACTCACATCTGTACTGCTGCAGGAGCCGTCCTCACACAGTCCAGGTAACTGATGTCTGTGAGTGTCTCATTCAGCATAAGCTTCGATTGGAGGCACAcatcatctttgtgtgtgtgtgtgtgtgtgtgcaggtcttACTCAGGCAGAACAAGCTGTACTCGTGGAGGTCCTGGTTGCGTCGGTGCGTCAGGCCTCAGAGGGACCGGTGCTGGCAGGAAGGAGCGGAGCCAAGAAGGTCAGCCATCCTCATCTGACTCCAGCATCCGCtatgaacatttaataaataaatgttaatgtttcagGTGATGAGTGCCAGAGAAAAGAAACTTCTGCTCGATGACTGTACCAAACTCACTGAACATCTGCTCACGGTGCTTCCTAAGTTACTGTCCAAGGTATTTATTCAGAACATTCACGTCTGTGAGCGTTACTTTATAATAATGTCTGATCTCTGACGGTGTCGTTGTCGGTTCAGTTCTCCAGTAGTTGTGACGTTGTCGCCTCCCTGATGAAGATTCCTCAGTACTTCCTCCCAAAGTGTGtcgaggctgaaaacacacaggtcTGCATCCCAAtgttccaacacacacacgaacaatAATATGAAGAATTTGATCTGATTACTGAGCCACTATTACAAACTGTGAGGTGGATTATAGATCTGTCTAACCCTCGTGGTTTATTTCTAAAGGGATTTATTCTATTTAATGGTGGAATCACACTAACTTCAGCTAAAATCACAAAGTTGCACAGAGAAACTTTTCCAACCCATTTATCGACTCCATCATGTCGTCTATATAATAAACGATAAATACCAAATTAACCAAATAATGAAGTTGTTTATCTTGCTTTGTCCAAAGAATACGATTTATTCAGACATAAACCAGAGAGAAGGAGCAAATACTCATATCTGTAACAAGCATTTGGTATTTTTAAGAAAtaattttgttacttttttttatgaataaattgTCAGAACCATCttaaatgtcttatttataGTGTAGAATGTCTCTGTTAGTCTTAAAGATGCCGTGTTGTAAGATTTAGGGGTCTCTGTTTTCAAAAAATGGATTATAATATGCACAACTATGTttaataatcacctgaaaatgatcCATCGTGTTTTTATGAGAAACCCAGAAAAGCCAGACTGACTCGACAGACCGGCCGGTGTAGAAGAGGGCGAGGCACACTGGTTATGAAATTGTTATGAAGTGTTTAATATGCTGActcgtcctcttcctcaggCGGTGTCCAGCCTGATGGCAGAGATGGGAGCTGTTCTGGAGCTCCACTCCAGCCCTGCCGTGCTGGAGGCCGCAGCCCGCACATACCTCAGCCTGTGCGGGGAGGAGACGGCCGGATGCTCCACCGCCCGGGCTGCCAGGGACTCTCTGGTCCAGCACTGGGTGGAGCAGCTGACAGCGCTGCTGGGGGATTCACCAGAGGTGAGAGGCACTGTTAGACTGTATGAATAAGCATTACCTGACATGATGACTTGTTTCCTGTTCCTCTGTTGCAGGGTGACAGTTTGTTCGCTGATGAGGAGAAAACTGCAGAAATCTTATCCACACTGAAGAAACTCCGAGCTTTCCACAAGTGAGATCTAAGAGCCGGCTCACAATGAAGGTCGAGCCCACGTTACTCTGCCGGTGTTGTATATTTAGTGCTTGTACATATCTGTTTCTCTTGGTCTGTTGTCAGCTGTCACGACCTCATCCGCTGGAACCTGTTTGAGGTGttgtctcctctgctgtcactgGAGAGCAGCCAGGAAGGAGCTCGGCCTGCGGTaagaacacagaaaataatagATCCAAGAAGATCAAGTTTGTACAAGTTTTTTTCTGGACTTATCTTTCTATGATTAGtctcctcagtgtttttctctttgattcatttttctgGCATGAAGGTGCTGCTGGAAGTTCTGCAGTGTCTGAGTTACTCCATGCTCTGGTCTCTCAACACGAGCGGCGAAACTCTGACGTCCAGGGTGAGTTACAACTTTTAACTTTGAAGAAATCGGACAGTAAGACATCTGTATGAACGCTGTCTTCactcaaacatgcacaaacataaaataaacagaaacatggacagacagatgttcGACATACAAAAGCCTGCCATAAATGaacatctgaaaataaacatttgactCCAGAGTCCCAGAGGTCCCATATacacaaaaaatatacaaaaaatatacaaaaaatacCTTCCCATGCCCTCCTAAAGTTCATCACTGTTAATACTAGCCAACATGTGTTCATATATCTGATGCACTCCATCCATTTTTTAACATCTGGAGCGGCTGTGACCTCCCCGACCTTCAAAATATTTAGATACAGTATGTTTGGCACTTCTGATTTTTGGAATTCAGCttctttaaatgtgaatatttttttttcagtcctcTGTGACATTAAACTTAATATCTTTTGgattgtggacaaaacaagacgtcACCTCGGGctttgagaaacattttcagatattttacagaCCAAACAATCGATTCTAATCCTCTAATCGATGAGAGAAATGACGGTGTGTTGCAGCTCTGTGTAAACAGAAGAAATCTTCAGTAGtaaaattattaaatgtatCATCATACGGACAATTAGAAAGAATTAGTCACTGAATCTGCTTTATGCTCAGCATAAttgttttgtggcttttttgtggtttaaataattcataattatgatgatatgatgatgataattgGGCCATTTTAATGCCCCCTACAGCACTTTGTGCACTTATGATAGCGACGgcactgtttacacacacaccgacccattcacacacagacacacacgcacacactcatagaGAGCGAAGCTGCTGTGcaaaggtgccaactgctcattagAAATGAACTAATCccattcacgcacacacacacacaccggtggcacagccttcgggagcaattcGGGGTTCAGTATCTCGCCCTAGGACACttccacatgcagactggaggaggcggggatcgaaccgccgatctcCTGATTATTGGACGACCTACTGTACCTCCCCGAAAGAttaatcagctgtttttataGCAGAAAAATTCTCTGTTCTCTaagaatattttctgattttctttgtccGCTGTGACTCTTGGTTGGATAAGACAAGACATTTTAACGTGTCACCACAGGCTGTGCGAgcttttgattgattttgagCAGATTTCTGACACTTTATAATGTATCAGATAATCAAAGAATGAACTTGTGGATTAGTGGATTGTGAAAATGATTGCCCTGGTGACAAAGATTTGGGCTCATCAGCCTCACTGCTCTGCTTTGAAAGCTTGTACGTGaaaacatgtgtgtgaaatgtgtgtttgtgtgtgttttaggagAAAGCTGTAGCCCAGAGACTGCAGCTGCGTCTCTTCTGCGAGAGAGGTCATCACTTCCTCTCCCACCCTGACCACGGCGTGCGGCAGCAGGTAGGACGAAGCACGAAGCTCATGGTTCACGTTCTCCTGACCTCTCTAACTTCCCCTCATCCCTCCGCGTCAGGCTTTTCTGGGCGTCTGTGACGTCCTCACGGCTCACTCCTACCAGCTCCACGTG
Encoded here:
- the si:ch211-269e2.1 gene encoding cohesin subunit SA-2 isoform X1; its protein translation is MIPEPTATAATKQNKDDDEANSSGAVNHSEDESGNENRQKSVVVVRRRRRAHKGSENVKLKSVKARCSGAGRARGRHGKQKQVEAVTLFEVITMGRSAMQAVIDDWIEAYASDRDSSLLDLISFFIQCCGCKGVVTAEMCQSKEDSEVLSKMVEELDEVTGLQYKKFLAFPWILTVTWPMDTDSVEYPLIQSGPYGRWFHSEFCDFVSVLVAQCQHSVIFDSYLMNTVISLLTELSNSYVRAFRHTCTLAAVKLLSSLVSVAVSLSVSVENSQKLYEVQKTKMMRQKSSLQLERIQKNIRELQEKKAEIESMMDIVFKGVFLKRYRDVLPEIRSICMEELGLWMKLYSSAFLNDSYLKYVGWMMHDKIPDVRLKCVLGLQGLYGEPLLLPKLDLFTSRFKDRIISMTLDKDNEVAVQTMKLLLLISRTSDDVLSPEDYKQLLQFVYSSQRPLAVTAGELLYSRLLDAVAPASDTQDGVNEDEAREQQISSRLKALLRFYQESELHKHVVYLVDSLWDCGGALLKDWPALTSVLLQEPSSHSPGLTQAEQAVLVEVLVASVRQASEGPVLAGRSGAKKVMSAREKKLLLDDCTKLTEHLLTVLPKLLSKFSSSCDVVASLMKIPQYFLPKCVEAENTQAVSSLMAEMGAVLELHSSPAVLEAAARTYLSLCGEETAGCSTARAARDSLVQHWVEQLTALLGDSPEGDSLFADEEKTAEILSTLKKLRAFHNCHDLIRWNLFEVLSPLLSLESSQEGARPAVLLEVLQCLSYSMLWSLNTSGETLTSREKAVAQRLQLRLFCERGHHFLSHPDHGVRQQAFLGVCDVLTAHSYQLHVWDPTSFGPLLYTPSPKLQRALLTFVCVHVFVGSDCDSQCSAGENSEVERLEDLHKQRNLLAAYCKLIVHGVLEMSMAAEVFMYYMKYYNDFGDIIKETLYRTRQMDKIESARTLVLCLQQLFVRLKREQESGGRAHPGVQTFTSIKELARRFALTFGDLVKFRECVVMIHRNGIEFVFQEFSQTPETPTPPYLSYLTILSEFSSKLLKPDKRTVFTYLQKHTAEHIVDLREECWQPLIYYRASLLAVAEGEDAVSYVSSDRKPNRSPFSKQKVEGSKSPCPFSPADSKVSKAHRSSFSPSHQDKTPDPDPFSVPAEPPAKRSNIEASVLGTSDEPDDDTVEIEL
- the si:ch211-269e2.1 gene encoding cohesin subunit SA-2 isoform X2; translated protein: MIPEPTATAATKQNKDDDEANSSGAVNHSEDESGNENRQKSVVVRRRRRAHKGSENVKLKSVKARCSGAGRARGRHGKQKQVEAVTLFEVITMGRSAMQAVIDDWIEAYASDRDSSLLDLISFFIQCCGCKGVVTAEMCQSKEDSEVLSKMVEELDEVTGLQYKKFLAFPWILTVTWPMDTDSVEYPLIQSGPYGRWFHSEFCDFVSVLVAQCQHSVIFDSYLMNTVISLLTELSNSYVRAFRHTCTLAAVKLLSSLVSVAVSLSVSVENSQKLYEVQKTKMMRQKSSLQLERIQKNIRELQEKKAEIESMMDIVFKGVFLKRYRDVLPEIRSICMEELGLWMKLYSSAFLNDSYLKYVGWMMHDKIPDVRLKCVLGLQGLYGEPLLLPKLDLFTSRFKDRIISMTLDKDNEVAVQTMKLLLLISRTSDDVLSPEDYKQLLQFVYSSQRPLAVTAGELLYSRLLDAVAPASDTQDGVNEDEAREQQISSRLKALLRFYQESELHKHVVYLVDSLWDCGGALLKDWPALTSVLLQEPSSHSPGLTQAEQAVLVEVLVASVRQASEGPVLAGRSGAKKVMSAREKKLLLDDCTKLTEHLLTVLPKLLSKFSSSCDVVASLMKIPQYFLPKCVEAENTQAVSSLMAEMGAVLELHSSPAVLEAAARTYLSLCGEETAGCSTARAARDSLVQHWVEQLTALLGDSPEGDSLFADEEKTAEILSTLKKLRAFHNCHDLIRWNLFEVLSPLLSLESSQEGARPAVLLEVLQCLSYSMLWSLNTSGETLTSREKAVAQRLQLRLFCERGHHFLSHPDHGVRQQAFLGVCDVLTAHSYQLHVWDPTSFGPLLYTPSPKLQRALLTFVCVHVFVGSDCDSQCSAGENSEVERLEDLHKQRNLLAAYCKLIVHGVLEMSMAAEVFMYYMKYYNDFGDIIKETLYRTRQMDKIESARTLVLCLQQLFVRLKREQESGGRAHPGVQTFTSIKELARRFALTFGDLVKFRECVVMIHRNGIEFVFQEFSQTPETPTPPYLSYLTILSEFSSKLLKPDKRTVFTYLQKHTAEHIVDLREECWQPLIYYRASLLAVAEGEDAVSYVSSDRKPNRSPFSKQKVEGSKSPCPFSPADSKVSKAHRSSFSPSHQDKTPDPDPFSVPAEPPAKRSNIEASVLGTSDEPDDDTVEIEL